CGAGGAGCTTGAGGACATGAGCGTTGCACAGGAGACGGCGAAAAGCGTCTGGGTTCCGGCAAGAAACGTCGTGCTGATAAGCGTCGCGGCTTCGCTCCTCGATGCACTCGGAGGCGGGGACATAATAGTCGGCTTCAACGCTGAAGAGGGGGCAACGTTCCCGGACAACACCCCGGAGTTCGTCGAGAGGATGAACGAGATGCTAAAGTACGGAACCATGGCCGATGTGAGGGTCGTCGCTCCGCTCATAGACCTTGACAAGAGGGGCATAGCCAGGCTCCTTAAGGAGCTGGACGCGAAGTACGAGTACTCCAACTCCTGCTACATGCCGAGGGGCTTCACGGAGGACGGCAAGCCGATACACTGCGGCCAGTGCGAGAGCTGTGTGAGGCGCCACCGCGGTCTGATCGAGGCCATCGGGGAGGACAGGACAGTTTACGCCGTGGAGCCGAGGATATGACCTCCTCCCCAAACCCTCTCCGTTTCAACGGCCCCGCTTCTGAGCCACCGCAAGATTTATAAATTCGCTCTC
The Thermococcus radiotolerans genome window above contains:
- the queC gene encoding 7-cyano-7-deazaguanine synthase QueC; this encodes MKRAVVLFSGGLDSTACLYWAKRNYDEVILLTVNYGSNEERVTNKVAEFFSKELGVPLKIVRLDFLEEFSKLRGTTLVGGETPKVTAEELEDMSVAQETAKSVWVPARNVVLISVAASLLDALGGGDIIVGFNAEEGATFPDNTPEFVERMNEMLKYGTMADVRVVAPLIDLDKRGIARLLKELDAKYEYSNSCYMPRGFTEDGKPIHCGQCESCVRRHRGLIEAIGEDRTVYAVEPRI